A region of Arabidopsis thaliana chromosome 5, partial sequence DNA encodes the following proteins:
- a CDS encoding Phosphoglycerate mutase family protein: MCFWLLFFLGSSYYLVRAGESDYESLGIINTNPVAKTSVDSGLSEKGKKQTLRAALQLKAMGACDRNCWLWPSITQRAYQAAEIIAAINGISRSYIVPEYSFLDARGLGAYEGKKLESISEVYALDSISMKTKPPPISDGTPNESVSDVFVRVTQLMSILETQYSEDTIVIVSPDSDNLSVLQAGIQGLDLRRHSELYFGPGEVRLLDANSIPVYKQPASAVYKCKKPPNCD; encoded by the exons atgtgtttttggttgttgttttttcttggatcaagTTATTACCTTGTGAGAGCTGGGGAATCAGATTACGAAAGCTTAGGGATAATCAACACAAACCCGGTTGCCAAAACATCGGTAGATAGCGGATTATCAGAGAAAGGTAAGAAGCAGACTCTGAGAGCTGCGTTACAGTTAAAAGCAATGGGAGCTTGTGACCGAAACTGTTGGCTCTGGCCTTCCATAACACAGAGAGCTTATCAGGCTGCTGAAATCATCGCCGCCATCAATGGAATTAGTCGCAG CTATATAGTTCCGGAGTATAGCTTCCTTGATGCTCGTGGTTTAGGAGCTTACGAAGGCAAGAAGCTTGAATCTATATCAGAA GTGTATGCATTAGACTCAATATCGATGAAGACAAAACCTCCTCCTATAAGCGACGGTACCCCCAACGAGAGTGTATCAGATGTATTTGTGCGTGTGACGCAACTCATGTCTATTCTCGAGACTCAATACTCAGAAGACACAATCGTGATTGTTTCGCCTGATTCAGACAACTTATCGGTGTTACAAGCTGGTATCCAAGGACTCGACCTTCGAAGGCACTCGGAGTTGTATTTTGGACCAGGAGAAGTAAGATTGTTGGATGCAAACAGCATTCCAGTGTATAAGCAACCTGCTTCTGCCGTATATAAGTGTAAGAAACCACCAAACTGTgactaa
- the AtVEX1 gene encoding Nodulin MtN3 family protein (VEGETATIVE CELL EXPRESSED1 (AtVEX1); INVOLVED IN: biological_process unknown; LOCATED IN: integral to membrane, membrane; EXPRESSED IN: 8 plant structures; EXPRESSED DURING: L mature pollen stage, M germinated pollen stage, 4 anthesis, petal differentiation and expansion stage; CONTAINS InterPro DOMAIN/s: MtN3/saliva-related transmembrane protein, conserved region (InterPro:IPR018169), RAG1-activating protein 1 homologue (InterPro:IPR018179), RAG1-activating protein-1-related (InterPro:IPR004316); BEST Arabidopsis thaliana protein match is: Nodulin MtN3 family protein (TAIR:AT3G28007.1); Has 30201 Blast hits to 17322 proteins in 780 species: Archae - 12; Bacteria - 1396; Metazoa - 17338; Fungi - 3422; Plants - 5037; Viruses - 0; Other Eukaryotes - 2996 (source: NCBI BLink).): MTDPHTARTIVGIVGNVISFGLFCAPIPTMVKIWKMKSVSEFKPDPYVATVLNCMMWTFYGLPFVQPDSLLVITINGTGLFMELVYVTIFFVFATSPVRRKITIAMVIEVIFMAVVIFCTMYFLHTTKQRSMLIGILCIVFNVIMYAAPLTVMKLVIKTKSVKYMPFFLSLANFMNGVVWVIYACLKFDPYILIPNGLGSLSGIIQLIIYITYYKTTNWNDDDEDKEKRYSNAGIELGQA, translated from the exons atgacgGACCCCCACACCGCCCGGACGATCGTCGGAATCGTTG GAAACGTGATTTCTTTCGGCTTGTTCTGCGCTCCAAT ACCAACGATGGTGAAGATATGGAAGATGAAATCGGTCTCCGAGTTTAAGCCAGATCCATACGTAGCTACGGTTTTAAACTGCATGATGTGGACATTTTACGGACTTCCTTTCGTCCAGCCCGACAGTCTCCTCGTCATCACCATTAATGGAACTGGTCTTTTCATGGAACTCGTTTACGTCAccatcttctttgtcttcgCTACCTCCCCTGTCCGC AGAAAGATCACAATAGCTATGGTTATCGAGGTAATATTCATGGCGGTGGTGATCTTCTGCACAATGTATTTTTTGCATACAACAAAGCAGAGATCAATGCTTATTGGGATCTTGTGCATTGTTTTCAACGTCATCATGTATGCTGCTCCTCTCACCGTCATG AAACTTGTGATAAAGACAAAGAGCGTGAAATACATGCCGTTCTTCCTATCATTAGCCAACTTCATGAACGGTGTCGTTTGGGTCATTTATGCATGTCTTAAATTTGACCCTTATATTTTG ATTCCAAATGGTCTTGGATCGCTATCAGGAATAATCCAGCTTATAATATACATAACTTACTATAAAACAACTAACTGGAACGATGACgatgaagataaagaaaagcGCTATTCGAATGCTGGAATCGAACTTGGCCAGGCTTGA
- the AtVEX1 gene encoding Nodulin MtN3 family protein, which produces MTDPHTARTIVGIVGNVISFGLFCAPIPTMVKIWKMKSVSEFKPDPYVATVLNCMMWTFYGLPFVQPDSLLVITINGTGLFMELVYVTIFFVFATSPVRRKITIAMVIEVIFMAVVIFCTMYFLHTTKQRSMLIGILCIVFNVIMYAAPLTVMKLVIKTKSVKYMPFFLSLANFMNGVVWVIYACLKFDPYILVNPHIYLYCLELKSLHLKKD; this is translated from the exons atgacgGACCCCCACACCGCCCGGACGATCGTCGGAATCGTTG GAAACGTGATTTCTTTCGGCTTGTTCTGCGCTCCAAT ACCAACGATGGTGAAGATATGGAAGATGAAATCGGTCTCCGAGTTTAAGCCAGATCCATACGTAGCTACGGTTTTAAACTGCATGATGTGGACATTTTACGGACTTCCTTTCGTCCAGCCCGACAGTCTCCTCGTCATCACCATTAATGGAACTGGTCTTTTCATGGAACTCGTTTACGTCAccatcttctttgtcttcgCTACCTCCCCTGTCCGC AGAAAGATCACAATAGCTATGGTTATCGAGGTAATATTCATGGCGGTGGTGATCTTCTGCACAATGTATTTTTTGCATACAACAAAGCAGAGATCAATGCTTATTGGGATCTTGTGCATTGTTTTCAACGTCATCATGTATGCTGCTCCTCTCACCGTCATG AAACTTGTGATAAAGACAAAGAGCGTGAAATACATGCCGTTCTTCCTATCATTAGCCAACTTCATGAACGGTGTCGTTTGGGTCATTTATGCATGTCTTAAATTTGACCCTTATATTTTGGTAAACCctcatatatatctttattgTTTGGAACTCAAATCCCTACATCTCAAAAAGGACTAA
- a CDS encoding Phosphoglycerate mutase family protein (Phosphoglycerate mutase family protein; FUNCTIONS IN: catalytic activity; INVOLVED IN: metabolic process; LOCATED IN: chloroplast; EXPRESSED IN: 20 plant structures; EXPRESSED DURING: 13 growth stages; CONTAINS InterPro DOMAIN/s: Histidine phosphatase superfamily, clade-1 (InterPro:IPR013078), Twin-arginine translocation pathway, signal sequence (InterPro:IPR006311); Has 111 Blast hits to 111 proteins in 37 species: Archae - 0; Bacteria - 29; Metazoa - 0; Fungi - 2; Plants - 55; Viruses - 0; Other Eukaryotes - 25 (source: NCBI BLink).) has protein sequence MLSSSPAVTTASHLHPPPSPETYQIPLNLLSSPHITRRDLFKTLSVCIATPSLSVSIAAPANARGLFQMPPLRLSNRYYLVRAGESDYESLGIINTNPVAKTSVDSGLSEKGKKQTLRAALQLKAMGACDRNCWLWPSITQRAYQAAEIIAAINGISRSYIVPEYSFLDARGLGAYEGKKLESISEVYALDSISMKTKPPPISDGTPNESVSDVFVRVTQLMSILETQYSEDTIVIVSPDSDNLSVLQAGIQGLDLRRHSELYFGPGEVRLLDANSIPVYKQPASAVYKCKKPPNCD, from the exons atgttatcatcatcaccggCGGTCACCACCGCCTCACACTTACATCCTCCTCCGTCGCCGGAAACCTACCAAATTCCTCTGAATTTACTTTCCTCGCCGCATATTACCCGCCGAGACCTTTTCAAAACTCTCTCCGTATGTATTGCCACACCATCACTCTCCGTCTCCATCGCCGCACCAGCTAACGCACGCGGTCTCTTTCAAATGCCGCCTCTCCGGCTCTCTAATCG TTATTACCTTGTGAGAGCTGGGGAATCAGATTACGAAAGCTTAGGGATAATCAACACAAACCCGGTTGCCAAAACATCGGTAGATAGCGGATTATCAGAGAAAGGTAAGAAGCAGACTCTGAGAGCTGCGTTACAGTTAAAAGCAATGGGAGCTTGTGACCGAAACTGTTGGCTCTGGCCTTCCATAACACAGAGAGCTTATCAGGCTGCTGAAATCATCGCCGCCATCAATGGAATTAGTCGCAG CTATATAGTTCCGGAGTATAGCTTCCTTGATGCTCGTGGTTTAGGAGCTTACGAAGGCAAGAAGCTTGAATCTATATCAGAA GTGTATGCATTAGACTCAATATCGATGAAGACAAAACCTCCTCCTATAAGCGACGGTACCCCCAACGAGAGTGTATCAGATGTATTTGTGCGTGTGACGCAACTCATGTCTATTCTCGAGACTCAATACTCAGAAGACACAATCGTGATTGTTTCGCCTGATTCAGACAACTTATCGGTGTTACAAGCTGGTATCCAAGGACTCGACCTTCGAAGGCACTCGGAGTTGTATTTTGGACCAGGAGAAGTAAGATTGTTGGATGCAAACAGCATTCCAGTGTATAAGCAACCTGCTTCTGCCGTATATAAGTGTAAGAAACCACCAAACTGTgactaa
- a CDS encoding F-box associated ubiquitination effector family protein (F-box associated ubiquitination effector family protein; CONTAINS InterPro DOMAIN/s: F-box associated domain, type 1 (InterPro:IPR006527), F-box associated interaction domain (InterPro:IPR017451); BEST Arabidopsis thaliana protein match is: F-box and associated interaction domains-containing protein (TAIR:AT3G17560.1); Has 876 Blast hits to 855 proteins in 13 species: Archae - 0; Bacteria - 0; Metazoa - 0; Fungi - 0; Plants - 874; Viruses - 0; Other Eukaryotes - 2 (source: NCBI BLink).), with product MEMYEFTSNSWRNLDVIIPDQAYLKCDGHACASLSGNTYWVSWIEKGDNDDYSLLSFDFSTERFQRLCAHFHHQPCRVDTIALSVVREEHLSLFYQSRQTLKVEIWVTVEIETTFVSWSKFLTLDLVSPCLSRSMSFYILDEEKKIVVCCDESENFYYSKLVWIAREGQEYRPSPDKSVFCGIQAAHFQCYRCIPRLFGYVPKD from the coding sequence ATGGAAATGTATGAGTTTACCTCTAATTCATGGAGGAATCTTGATGTGATCATTCCCGATCAGGCCTACTTAAAATGTGATGGTCATGCGTGTGCGTCTTTAAGTGGAAATACTTATTGGGTGTCATGGATTGAAAAAGGAGACAACGACGACTACTCACTACtcagttttgatttttcaacaGAAAGGTTTCAACGTTTGTGTGCTCACTTTCATCATCAACCATGCCGTGTTGATACTATTGCTCTCTCGGTTGTTAGAGAAGAACATCTTTCCTTGTTTTATCAGAGTAGGCAGACACTAAAGGTGGAAATATGGGTGACCGTTGAGATTGAGACCACATTTGTCTCGTGGAGCAAGTTCTTAACATTAGATTTAGTTTCTCCTTGTTTATCGAGATCAATGAGCTTCTATATTCTtgatgaggagaagaaaattgtTGTGTGTTGTGATGAAAGCGAAAATTTCTACTACTCCAAATTGGTATGGATTGCTAGAGAAGGACAAGAATATAGACCATCTCCCGATAAGTCAGTTTTCTGTGGCATACAAGCAGCGCATTTTCAATGTTACCGTTGTATACCAAGGTTGTTTGGTTATGTTCCAAAAGATTAG
- a CDS encoding Uncharacterized protein family (UPF0497) (Uncharacterised protein family (UPF0497); FUNCTIONS IN: molecular_function unknown; INVOLVED IN: biological_process unknown; LOCATED IN: plasma membrane, membrane; CONTAINS InterPro DOMAIN/s: Uncharacterised protein family UPF0497, trans-membrane plant (InterPro:IPR006702); BEST Arabidopsis thaliana protein match is: Uncharacterised protein family (UPF0497) (TAIR:AT2G36330.1); Has 258 Blast hits to 258 proteins in 21 species: Archae - 0; Bacteria - 2; Metazoa - 2; Fungi - 0; Plants - 252; Viruses - 2; Other Eukaryotes - 0 (source: NCBI BLink).), with amino-acid sequence MKMKRTASSNSEAQSYNESPHSPLRFHSPLSDAGDLPESRYVSPEGSPFKIENPKSIVAGNKLTQFSPLPSPIPPPPPQFPPPRRQRNARVPMNSSSDKSPSSMVVHNSWVREDGGQTTTRKAGAPINGEESTRTTVNRARGDDLVSLTALGFRITEVILCVISFSIMAADKTQGWSGDSYDRYKEYRYCLAVNVIAFVYSAFEACDAACYIAKESYMINCGFHDLFVFSMDQLLAYLLMSASSCAATRVDDWVSNWGKDEFTQMATASIAVSFLAFGAFAVSALISSYRLFTHASS; translated from the exons atgaagatgaagcGGACTGCGTCATCGAACTCGGAAGCACAGAGTTACAACGAATCACCTCACTCTCCTCTTCGATTTCATTCTCCGTTATCAGATGCCGGAGATTTACCTGAAAGCCGTTACGTTTCTCCTGAGGGATCTCCGTTCAAAATCGAGAATCCGAAGTCGATCGTAGCTGGTAATAAGCTCACACAGTTTTCGCCTCTTCCCTCGCCGATtccgcctcctcctcctcagtTTCCGCCGCCGCGGCGTCAGAGGAATGCGAGAGTTCCGATGAATTCTTCTTCGGATAAGTCTCCGTCGTCTATGGTGGTGCACAATAGCTGGGTGAGAGAAGACGGTGGACAAACTACGACGAGAAAAGCTGGAGCTCCGATAAACGGAGAAGAATCGACGAGGACGACGGTGAACAGAGCGAGAGGAGACGATTTAGTAAGTTTGACGGCGCTAGGGTTTAGAATTACCGAAGTAATTTTGTGTGTGATTTCGTTTTCAATCATGGCGGCTGATAAAACTCAAGGATGGAGTGGCGATTCTTATGATCGCTACAAAGAGTACag GTATTGTTTGGCTGTGAACGTTATAGCATTCGTTTACTCTGCATTTGAAGCTTGTGACGCTGCTTGCTACATCGCAAAAGAGAGTTATATGATCAACTGTGGATTTCATGACTTATTCGTTTTCTCCATGGATCAA CTTCTTGCATATCTTCTAATGTCGGCTTCTTCATGTGCTGCGACTCGAGTTGATGATTGGGTATCTAATTGGGGCAAAGATGAGTTTACTCAAATGGCAACCGCTTCCATCGCGGTTTCCT